In Fluviispira sanaruensis, a genomic segment contains:
- the panB gene encoding 3-methyl-2-oxobutanoate hydroxymethyltransferase, whose product MVYSDPNSAKNDHKKIKVRVQNILEMKKNSKRISSITCYDATFARMIETTEIDVVLVGDSLGNVIQGKKSTIDVSINDIAYHISCVSSSLKTPLLVGDMPFLSSGISRAETAHNAGILLQAGAEAVKIEGASSEICEQIHFLTRHGIPVMGHIGLMPQSVHALSGYRIQGKNEHDKMRLLTEAQKLQSAGCFAVVLELIMPQTAKEISESLEIPTIGIGSGNFCDGNILVLQDMLGMNKQFKPKFLKHYLQLEDSITQALQEYCDDVRNAKSELI is encoded by the coding sequence ATGGTTTATTCAGATCCTAACAGTGCAAAAAATGATCATAAAAAAATAAAAGTACGTGTGCAAAATATTCTTGAAATGAAAAAAAATTCCAAACGAATATCATCAATTACTTGTTATGATGCAACTTTTGCACGCATGATTGAAACAACTGAAATTGATGTGGTTTTGGTTGGTGATAGTTTAGGCAATGTGATTCAAGGTAAAAAAAGCACAATTGATGTATCAATAAATGACATTGCTTATCACATTAGCTGCGTCTCTTCGTCTTTAAAGACCCCTTTATTGGTGGGAGATATGCCTTTTTTGAGTTCGGGAATAAGCAGAGCTGAAACGGCGCACAATGCAGGTATTTTATTACAGGCGGGGGCAGAAGCTGTTAAAATTGAAGGTGCAAGTTCAGAAATTTGTGAGCAGATTCATTTTTTAACCCGACATGGTATTCCAGTGATGGGGCACATAGGACTTATGCCACAAAGTGTGCATGCTCTGAGCGGTTATCGCATACAGGGTAAAAATGAACATGATAAAATGAGGCTTCTGACGGAAGCGCAAAAATTGCAATCAGCGGGTTGTTTTGCCGTTGTGCTCGAGCTTATTATGCCCCAAACAGCAAAAGAAATTTCTGAGTCATTAGAAATCCCTACAATAGGTATTGGCTCTGGTAATTTTTGTGATGGAAATATACTTGTGTTACAGGATATGTTAGGAATGAATAAACAATTTAAACCAAAATTTTTAAAGCATTATCTACAATTAGAAGATTCTATAACCCAAGCTTTACAAGAATACTGTGACGATGTTAGAAATGCAAAAAGTGAATTAATATGA
- the rny gene encoding ribonuclease Y: MGVWEYVLIIAIGIAVAALAFLGVHTMNMRALTQDLKIKHEEAEKRLGEARAQADELVKKALREAKELAINEGRDFERAQREKNLEIKKIETRIQKREETIEKKAQQLEQKEKDLKRKMESIESEEKKVLEALRKAEETVEESKSRLESVARLSQEEAREQLKKAIEVEVRKSASAEIRAAEEEARRIADEKARGIISTAIQRIANEFVTDATVSVITLPTDDMKGRIIGREGRNIRTIEQATGVDLIIDDTPEAVIISCFNPIRREIAKTAIERLVADGRIHPARIEEVVQKTRTEFEQMIREAGERSSFDCGITGLHPEVIQALGKLKYMTTGGQSVLQHCIETAQIAGIIAAELDLNVRLTKRAALLHDIGKSLDEESEGNHSHVGALFLQKYGESPEVVEAAAKHHNDNLHGLNAITVIVQTANVLSNFRPGARKEFLEKAIDRLRDMESTVEGFDGVEQAYVIKSGREVRAMVSPTVMDDEAVTLLAKSVAKRLRSELHQAGNIKVTMVREQRATHLAK, from the coding sequence ATGGGTGTTTGGGAATATGTACTGATCATAGCTATCGGAATAGCTGTGGCCGCCCTAGCGTTTTTGGGGGTTCATACAATGAACATGCGCGCCCTAACGCAGGATTTAAAGATCAAACATGAAGAGGCTGAGAAAAGACTTGGGGAAGCCCGAGCACAAGCAGATGAACTGGTTAAAAAAGCTCTCAGAGAAGCCAAAGAACTTGCTATAAATGAAGGTCGAGATTTTGAACGGGCGCAAAGAGAAAAAAATCTTGAAATCAAGAAAATAGAAACTCGAATTCAAAAAAGAGAAGAGACGATAGAAAAAAAAGCTCAACAACTCGAACAAAAAGAAAAAGATTTGAAGAGAAAAATGGAATCTATCGAATCTGAAGAAAAAAAAGTTTTAGAAGCACTCAGAAAAGCAGAAGAAACAGTTGAAGAAAGCAAATCGCGGCTTGAATCCGTTGCCCGACTCTCACAGGAAGAGGCAAGAGAACAACTTAAAAAAGCGATCGAAGTCGAAGTAAGAAAGTCTGCCAGTGCAGAAATTCGCGCTGCAGAAGAAGAAGCGAGACGTATTGCCGATGAAAAAGCACGCGGAATTATTTCCACTGCTATTCAACGGATCGCAAACGAATTTGTGACAGATGCCACTGTCTCAGTCATCACTTTGCCAACGGATGATATGAAAGGTCGTATCATTGGGCGCGAAGGACGTAACATTCGCACAATTGAACAGGCCACTGGAGTCGATCTAATTATCGATGACACTCCTGAGGCCGTTATTATTTCCTGCTTCAATCCCATTCGCAGAGAAATTGCCAAAACTGCTATTGAACGTTTAGTTGCTGATGGACGTATTCATCCTGCGCGCATTGAAGAAGTTGTGCAAAAAACCAGAACAGAATTTGAACAAATGATCCGTGAAGCTGGTGAACGTTCATCCTTTGATTGCGGAATAACTGGCTTGCATCCTGAAGTCATTCAAGCGCTTGGAAAACTAAAATACATGACAACGGGCGGCCAATCCGTTTTGCAACACTGCATTGAAACTGCTCAAATTGCAGGAATCATTGCTGCAGAACTCGATCTCAATGTGCGCTTAACGAAAAGAGCAGCTCTATTGCATGATATTGGCAAGAGCTTAGATGAAGAATCAGAAGGAAATCATTCGCATGTGGGCGCACTCTTCTTACAAAAATATGGTGAATCACCAGAAGTTGTTGAAGCTGCAGCAAAACATCATAATGATAATTTACATGGTTTAAACGCCATCACAGTCATCGTACAAACCGCAAATGTTCTAAGCAATTTCCGTCCAGGCGCACGCAAAGAATTCCTTGAAAAAGCAATTGATAGATTGCGTGATATGGAATCAACTGTCGAAGGTTTTGATGGCGTAGAACAAGCTTATGTTATTAAATCTGGTCGTGAAGTTCGAGCTATGGTATCACCCACCGTAATGGATGATGAAGCAGTGACTTTACTCGCTAAGTCCGTTGCAAAACGCTTGCGCAGTGAGCTTCATCAAGCAGGCAATATTAAAGTAACTATGGTTAGAGAACAGCGAGCGACACATCTTGCAAAATAA
- a CDS encoding DUF6952 family protein gives MDIKIIKELSQKYSQDDLIRFADELENTEKTSCPECQNNSDINEVMSNFLQACEIKKLIDNGVSLNEAIREFTKRVRTVLS, from the coding sequence ATGGATATAAAAATTATTAAAGAATTATCGCAAAAATATTCCCAAGACGATCTTATAAGATTTGCAGATGAACTCGAAAATACAGAAAAGACAAGCTGCCCAGAATGTCAAAATAACTCAGATATAAATGAAGTTATGAGTAACTTTTTGCAAGCGTGTGAAATTAAAAAATTGATTGACAATGGTGTTTCTTTAAATGAGGCTATCAGGGAATTTACAAAAAGAGTGAGAACTGTTTTGTCGTAA
- a CDS encoding (2Fe-2S)-binding protein, with amino-acid sequence MIEKKLSIEEIKARLKVVCICKGIKQARICEAIERGADTVEKVNKVTGSGSGGCNATRCGPVIKKLVENKGRVLLEPYKTEIEDDDLNF; translated from the coding sequence ATGATTGAAAAAAAATTAAGTATAGAAGAAATTAAGGCGCGTTTAAAAGTTGTTTGTATTTGCAAGGGAATTAAACAAGCAAGAATTTGTGAAGCAATTGAAAGAGGCGCAGATACTGTTGAAAAAGTAAATAAAGTAACGGGGAGCGGAAGTGGAGGATGCAATGCCACGCGTTGTGGACCCGTGATAAAGAAATTAGTAGAAAACAAAGGTAGGGTTTTGCTAGAGCCTTATAAAACAGAAATTGAAGATGATGATCTTAATTTCTAA
- a CDS encoding TIGR00282 family metallophosphoesterase → MQNKITAHSYSGDTSFSSIAQHLKPNHESIKILMIGDVLGRGGRRILKKVIPQLRQEIQLDFITINGENLAGGFGITEKIFDEIKSIGIDAVTMGNHWKDKSDVHNIRKKHRDLVLPQNLIGISHIDKAPSFFIKERNKSVHIINLMGNFAMREEYSSPFEFLLKEKENFKDKVKSGAHIVIADIHAEASSEKQAIAWMYDGILAGLIGTHTHTPTSDERLTENGTAFLTDVGMTGPYDSVIGMNKERIINRFSNPGTKMAHEVAEKDLWFNGFLMEICPKKSLSIACHRLQYRAGYEDSFILTSIHKIN, encoded by the coding sequence TTGCAAAATAAAATTACAGCGCATTCGTATTCAGGAGATACTTCTTTTTCTTCCATTGCACAGCATCTAAAACCCAATCATGAGAGTATAAAAATTCTTATGATTGGTGATGTTTTGGGGCGTGGCGGAAGAAGAATATTAAAAAAAGTAATTCCCCAACTTAGACAAGAAATTCAGCTCGATTTTATTACAATAAATGGAGAGAACTTAGCTGGTGGTTTCGGTATAACTGAAAAAATATTTGATGAAATAAAAAGTATAGGTATTGATGCAGTTACCATGGGAAATCACTGGAAAGACAAATCTGATGTGCATAATATTCGTAAAAAGCATAGAGATTTAGTTCTCCCACAAAATCTAATTGGTATATCGCATATCGATAAAGCTCCTTCTTTTTTTATTAAAGAAAGAAATAAATCTGTTCATATTATAAATCTCATGGGTAATTTTGCCATGCGAGAAGAATACAGCAGCCCATTTGAATTTTTATTAAAAGAAAAAGAGAACTTTAAAGATAAAGTCAAATCAGGTGCACATATCGTCATTGCTGATATTCATGCGGAAGCAAGTTCTGAAAAACAAGCAATTGCTTGGATGTATGATGGAATACTAGCTGGTTTGATCGGCACACACACGCACACGCCCACAAGTGATGAACGTCTGACTGAAAATGGCACTGCCTTTTTAACAGATGTCGGTATGACTGGTCCATATGACAGTGTTATAGGAATGAATAAAGAAAGAATTATCAATCGATTTTCAAATCCTGGCACAAAAATGGCACATGAAGTAGCAGAAAAAGACCTTTGGTTTAACGGTTTTTTAATGGAAATCTGTCCCAAAAAAAGTTTGTCAATTGCATGCCATCGTTTGCAATACCGCGCAGGATATGAAGATAGCTTTATATTAACATCAATTCATAAAATTAATTAA
- the rfaE2 gene encoding D-glycero-beta-D-manno-heptose 1-phosphate adenylyltransferase: protein MTSLFHHTTPEDILNLKETRIFIVGDIILDTYIEGRVSRISPEAPVPVVLESKRRAVPGGAANVAANITSMGARAVLCGRIGNDAEAIVIKNVLEEHNIDTSALIVSKHIPTTTKMRIMSGNSSSGAQQIVRVDKESNEMISCAEEEKVLELYENFIENNQNICLILSDYGKGFLTKNLITRLIAVSNAKKIPIVTDPKSEDVGRYENSTVIKPNLSEGKSVYKVQNPGVYNKSFEEEVDAIADCYLKASGCKNLVMSLSEHGIMTRGQDIEGTYRIASHALQVSDVSGAGDTLIAFIAMCLAAQFPLIRATELGNIAAGIVCGKLGTSTLSPSEFLSVFKDKSEATHPEKRLDINLLTLLAKDLKSQKRRSVFTNGCFDILHAGHVEYLQKARSLGDLLIVGLNSDKSVQRLKGSSRPVQSENDRAKILASLACIDYVVIFDEDTPLEIILAIKPDVLVKGADYNFENTVGAKEVISWGGCVEHIALVPGRSTTSILQKAQLE, encoded by the coding sequence ATGACATCTCTCTTTCATCACACGACTCCAGAAGATATTCTAAACTTAAAAGAAACAAGAATATTCATTGTAGGAGATATCATACTCGATACTTATATCGAAGGGAGAGTGAGTCGTATTTCGCCTGAGGCTCCAGTGCCAGTGGTACTTGAAAGCAAAAGGAGAGCTGTTCCAGGCGGAGCTGCCAATGTCGCAGCCAATATTACCTCTATGGGAGCAAGAGCCGTTCTTTGTGGCCGAATCGGAAATGACGCAGAAGCGATCGTTATAAAAAATGTACTTGAAGAACATAATATTGATACCAGCGCCTTAATTGTCTCAAAGCATATTCCCACAACAACAAAAATGCGAATTATGTCAGGAAACTCAAGCTCGGGTGCGCAACAGATTGTGCGCGTTGATAAAGAATCCAATGAAATGATTTCATGCGCAGAAGAAGAAAAAGTCTTAGAGTTATATGAGAACTTTATCGAAAATAATCAAAATATCTGCCTTATTTTATCAGATTATGGCAAAGGTTTTTTGACTAAAAATTTGATCACACGCCTTATTGCAGTCAGCAATGCAAAGAAGATCCCGATAGTGACAGACCCAAAAAGCGAAGATGTGGGAAGGTACGAAAATTCGACGGTGATAAAACCCAATTTAAGCGAAGGAAAATCTGTTTATAAAGTACAAAATCCAGGAGTTTATAACAAATCATTTGAAGAAGAAGTCGATGCCATTGCAGACTGCTATTTAAAAGCCAGTGGCTGTAAAAATTTGGTCATGAGTCTTTCAGAACATGGAATTATGACACGCGGACAAGATATCGAAGGTACTTATAGGATTGCTTCGCATGCTTTACAAGTTTCTGATGTTTCCGGAGCAGGCGACACTCTAATTGCTTTTATCGCCATGTGTTTAGCAGCGCAATTTCCCCTCATCCGCGCAACAGAGCTCGGCAATATTGCTGCAGGCATTGTCTGTGGAAAATTAGGCACATCGACCCTCTCGCCGTCTGAGTTTTTAAGCGTTTTCAAAGACAAGAGCGAGGCTACACATCCAGAAAAACGACTCGATATCAATTTACTCACTCTGCTTGCCAAAGATTTAAAATCTCAAAAAAGACGTTCTGTCTTTACCAACGGCTGTTTCGATATTTTACATGCTGGTCATGTCGAGTATTTACAAAAAGCGCGCTCTTTGGGCGATTTACTCATCGTTGGCCTAAATTCCGATAAAAGCGTGCAACGCCTCAAGGGCTCAAGTCGTCCCGTGCAAAGTGAAAATGATAGAGCAAAAATTTTAGCTTCGCTGGCCTGCATTGATTATGTAGTCATATTTGATGAAGACACTCCACTTGAAATCATTTTAGCTATCAAACCAGATGTACTGGTAAAAGGTGCTGATTATAATTTTGAAAATACTGTTGGCGCAAAAGAAGTGATCTCTTGGGGGGGATGCGTCGAACACATTGCACTCGTTCCAGGAAGAAGCACGACATCAATTCTTCAAAAGGCTCAGCTCGAGTAA
- a CDS encoding DHA2 family efflux MFS transporter permease subunit — translation MNPEDMNKRVIIWILAGIMFIEMLDTTIINTAIPDIARSLNANPVSLKFAVTSYLLSLAMFIPISGWAADRFGTKPVLSSAIVIFTLSSILCGLATSLIELSIFRFLQGFGGALMTPVARLIMVRIFPPSELVRATMLIFFPALLGPIAGPLLGGVITTYTSWRIIFFINIPMGILTYFLVQKYIPNEVAENKKNLDLKGFFLSGISLASLTVALETVGENLLSNKLHTFVATIGSFTFLLFIYHAIKMKEKSILNLTLFKIKTFRTGVIGNSITYISTGGVSFLLPLLFQLQFGMTPMISGLLVAPMAVGALIMRGISPRILKIFGFKRVLSLAPFGICFALILISFINQNSSFIYIVFSTAILGFFNILAFSSNGPMIYVDVPKNISATATSLDVTIRQFSNSISIGFSSFILISFLNYYAFPIHNPKAIEAFRTTFFILALCILPVSILSLTLKKSDGEHATKNIK, via the coding sequence ATGAATCCAGAAGATATGAATAAAAGGGTTATTATTTGGATATTAGCCGGAATTATGTTTATTGAAATGCTTGATACGACCATAATAAATACCGCAATTCCAGATATAGCACGCTCACTCAATGCCAATCCTGTCAGCCTAAAATTTGCAGTTACGAGTTATTTACTGAGTTTAGCTATGTTTATCCCCATAAGTGGCTGGGCTGCTGATCGCTTCGGCACAAAACCAGTTTTATCTTCTGCAATCGTTATTTTTACCTTAAGCTCTATTCTCTGTGGACTTGCCACTTCTTTGATAGAACTTTCTATTTTTCGCTTTCTCCAAGGATTTGGAGGCGCACTTATGACACCTGTTGCCCGCTTAATTATGGTTCGTATCTTTCCTCCCTCAGAACTTGTGCGCGCAACCATGCTGATCTTTTTTCCTGCACTTTTAGGTCCTATAGCAGGCCCTTTGTTAGGTGGAGTTATTACTACCTACACCTCATGGCGTATTATTTTCTTTATCAATATTCCAATGGGTATTTTAACTTATTTTTTAGTGCAGAAATATATACCTAATGAAGTTGCAGAAAATAAGAAGAACTTAGATTTAAAAGGATTTTTCTTATCTGGAATTTCTTTAGCGTCTTTAACAGTTGCTTTAGAAACTGTAGGAGAAAACTTACTCTCAAATAAACTTCATACCTTTGTAGCAACAATAGGATCCTTTACTTTTCTTTTATTTATTTATCATGCAATAAAAATGAAAGAAAAATCTATTTTAAATTTAACCCTTTTTAAAATAAAAACATTTAGAACAGGAGTAATTGGCAATAGCATAACTTATATCTCAACAGGAGGCGTTTCTTTTCTCCTTCCTTTACTCTTTCAATTGCAGTTTGGTATGACACCTATGATATCGGGATTGTTAGTCGCTCCTATGGCTGTTGGTGCTTTGATAATGCGTGGAATATCTCCTAGAATATTAAAAATATTTGGTTTCAAAAGAGTACTTTCACTTGCTCCATTTGGCATATGTTTTGCTCTTATTTTAATTTCCTTTATAAATCAAAATAGTAGTTTTATTTATATCGTATTTTCAACTGCCATTCTTGGTTTTTTTAATATTTTAGCATTTTCAAGCAATGGTCCAATGATTTATGTCGATGTTCCCAAAAATATTTCTGCCACTGCAACAAGCCTAGATGTCACAATCCGTCAATTTTCAAATAGTATTTCCATTGGATTTTCTTCTTTTATACTTATTAGTTTTCTTAATTATTATGCTTTTCCAATTCATAATCCCAAAGCAATAGAGGCTTTTAGGACTACATTTTTTATTCTAGCTCTCTGTATTTTACCAGTATCAATTTTGAGTTTGACTTTAAAAAAATCTGATGGTGAGCATGCAACAAAAAATATTAAATAA
- a CDS encoding RidA family protein → MKIIATDNAPKAIGPYSQAIVLGNMVYCSGSIPLNPSTMKVEATDIEGQTEQVFKNMRAILDASGSGIEKVVKTTVFLKDMNDFQKMNGVYERLFKGHSPARSTVQVAKLPLDVMVEIECIASL, encoded by the coding sequence ATGAAAATCATCGCAACAGACAATGCACCTAAAGCAATCGGACCATACTCCCAAGCGATCGTTCTCGGCAATATGGTTTACTGTTCTGGATCTATTCCTTTAAATCCTTCAACTATGAAAGTTGAAGCAACAGATATTGAAGGCCAAACAGAACAAGTCTTTAAAAATATGCGGGCAATTTTAGACGCAAGTGGATCAGGAATCGAAAAAGTAGTAAAAACAACCGTGTTCTTAAAAGACATGAATGATTTTCAGAAAATGAATGGCGTGTATGAAAGGCTCTTCAAAGGACATTCCCCTGCCCGTTCGACAGTCCAAGTTGCTAAATTACCACTTGATGTAATGGTCGAAATAGAGTGCATTGCTTCTCTTTAA
- a CDS encoding carbon-nitrogen hydrolase family protein, with the protein MRIACLQLNPQNDINENLKIALNNISQAAKQGAETVVLPEMFTYMGDESLRVQTRSKINEGIFTQIQSAAKEYKVNIIAGSHSEEIPNNSKKVFNTCITFNKNGDVISTYRKKHLFNLRDQNGKPLYCESDSFEIGEDPKSYQLETTEGSWNAFNIICYDLRFPEIVRSALKQDNFFDIIFVPAAFVWQTGKDHWEVLLRARAIENQCFVVACNQTGSFSNGQKKNYGNSMIIDPWGKILARMNEETGILTADIHRSNIDESRTRLPALKDRKIF; encoded by the coding sequence ATGCGCATAGCCTGTCTACAGTTAAATCCGCAAAACGACATCAACGAGAACCTTAAAATTGCCTTAAATAATATTTCACAAGCAGCAAAACAAGGAGCTGAAACGGTTGTTTTACCTGAAATGTTTACATACATGGGTGATGAGAGCCTGAGAGTGCAAACAAGATCAAAAATAAATGAAGGAATATTCACACAGATTCAATCCGCTGCTAAAGAATATAAAGTTAATATTATTGCTGGCAGTCATTCAGAAGAAATCCCTAATAATTCTAAAAAAGTTTTTAATACTTGCATTACATTTAATAAAAATGGGGATGTTATATCTACTTACCGAAAAAAACACCTGTTTAATTTACGGGATCAAAATGGCAAACCTCTCTACTGTGAAAGCGATTCATTTGAAATTGGAGAAGATCCAAAATCTTATCAATTAGAAACAACAGAAGGTTCATGGAATGCTTTCAATATCATTTGTTATGACTTGCGTTTTCCTGAAATCGTCCGCTCTGCTTTAAAACAAGATAATTTCTTTGATATTATTTTTGTTCCTGCCGCGTTTGTCTGGCAAACTGGCAAAGATCATTGGGAAGTTTTATTGCGCGCGCGCGCTATCGAAAATCAATGCTTTGTTGTAGCTTGCAATCAAACAGGCTCCTTCTCGAATGGTCAAAAGAAAAACTATGGAAATAGCATGATTATAGACCCTTGGGGAAAAATCTTAGCCCGAATGAACGAAGAAACAGGAATTTTGACCGCCGACATTCATAGGTCAAATATAGATGAATCGAGAACAAGACTTCCTGCTCTAAAGGACAGAAAGATTTTTTAA
- a CDS encoding YeiH family protein, with protein sequence MNKKSVAKISYPLCAFILLVLPLFNQAFARLNAGLAVLSGILLSLLLQNPYQKQTKEIATKFLSWSIIGLGFGMNLIKVAEVGLNGITYTIIGISFTLILGIVIGKILNNKRDMSLLISVGTAICGGSAIAALAPAIKANNNDISVSLAIIFILNALALFIFPPIGEFFNLTQEQFGLWSALAIHDTSSVVGATLAYGEQSLEMGTTVKLARAIWIVPVVFLIGVFYAKYIFKNREISKEKVKKPWFIIWFLLAAALVTWVPFLQAPGQIVRGISERMLIIILFCIGSNLSRTAIKSVGIQPFIQGILLWIIMASLTFVAIYFHKIGF encoded by the coding sequence TTGAATAAAAAAAGTGTAGCAAAAATATCATATCCATTGTGTGCATTTATTTTACTAGTTCTTCCGTTATTTAATCAAGCTTTTGCTAGATTAAATGCAGGATTAGCCGTGTTAAGTGGTATTTTACTGTCATTGCTCTTACAAAACCCATATCAAAAGCAAACCAAAGAGATAGCAACAAAATTTTTATCCTGGTCGATCATTGGTTTAGGCTTTGGTATGAATTTGATAAAAGTTGCAGAAGTTGGGCTAAATGGAATTACATATACAATTATTGGTATTTCTTTTACATTGATTTTAGGAATTGTAATAGGAAAAATATTAAATAATAAAAGAGACATGTCCCTCTTAATTTCAGTCGGAACTGCGATTTGTGGAGGGAGTGCTATTGCTGCTCTAGCTCCAGCAATTAAAGCAAATAATAATGATATTTCTGTTTCTTTAGCTATTATCTTTATTTTAAATGCACTTGCTCTTTTTATTTTTCCACCAATTGGAGAGTTTTTTAATTTAACTCAGGAGCAATTTGGTCTGTGGAGCGCATTAGCAATTCATGACACAAGCTCTGTTGTGGGTGCTACTTTAGCTTACGGCGAACAATCTTTAGAAATGGGTACGACTGTTAAACTTGCACGGGCAATTTGGATTGTTCCAGTCGTTTTTTTGATCGGTGTTTTTTATGCAAAATATATTTTTAAAAATAGGGAAATTTCAAAGGAAAAAGTAAAAAAACCATGGTTTATAATTTGGTTTCTCTTAGCTGCTGCCCTAGTAACTTGGGTGCCATTTTTGCAAGCTCCTGGTCAGATTGTACGTGGCATATCAGAACGTATGCTTATTATTATTTTATTTTGTATAGGTTCAAACCTCTCTCGGACTGCTATAAAAAGCGTAGGAATCCAACCTTTTATTCAAGGAATATTACTTTGGATAATTATGGCTTCTCTTACATTTGTAGCAATTTATTTTCATAAGATTGGTTTTTAG
- a CDS encoding thioredoxin family protein, whose translation MTEIIELNDDSGTLELKKENLALIDYYAPWCGSCRMAFPMFRKIASELGLPLYKIDAEKNEKLRGLIEIENLPTVAIWKDDKMIASICTTKEEGLRAFLKSHGIGV comes from the coding sequence ATGACTGAAATAATTGAACTTAATGATGATAGCGGGACGTTGGAATTAAAGAAAGAGAATTTGGCGCTGATTGATTATTATGCGCCTTGGTGTGGTTCCTGTCGAATGGCTTTTCCAATGTTTAGAAAAATTGCGAGTGAATTGGGCTTGCCTTTGTATAAAATTGATGCGGAAAAAAATGAAAAATTGCGTGGATTAATAGAAATAGAAAATCTTCCAACTGTTGCAATATGGAAAGATGATAAAATGATAGCAAGTATTTGTACAACAAAGGAAGAAGGGCTGCGAGCATTCTTAAAATCACATGGCATAGGTGTGTAA
- the htpX gene encoding protease HtpX yields the protein MAKRILLFLAVNILVMITITIVTSVLGVNHYMTERGINYKSLLAFCFIWGFGGAFISLAISRWIAKFSMNITVIDPTNASAREKDLYNRVANLSRKAGLPTTPEVGIFESSDLNAFATGPSKKRSLVAVSSGLLEHMDQHEVDGVLAHEISHIANGDMVTMTLVQGVVNAFVMFFARIIAFATTQFVKEDIRPIVNIIVIIVLEILLSILGSLVICWFSRKREFKADSGGAQLAGKSNMIAALSALQRAYEIPLQEQEKAPSSIAAFQISNRSSFIELFSTHPPLAQRIEALKQNNQIL from the coding sequence ATGGCAAAACGCATTCTACTTTTTTTGGCTGTAAATATTTTAGTTATGATTACCATTACCATCGTGACATCAGTTCTCGGTGTGAATCATTATATGACAGAAAGAGGCATTAATTACAAAAGCTTACTTGCATTTTGTTTTATTTGGGGATTTGGTGGCGCTTTTATCAGCCTTGCAATCTCACGCTGGATCGCAAAATTTTCAATGAATATCACTGTCATTGATCCCACAAACGCAAGTGCACGTGAAAAGGATCTTTATAATCGCGTAGCCAATCTATCCAGAAAAGCTGGCCTTCCCACCACTCCTGAAGTTGGTATTTTCGAAAGTTCTGATTTAAACGCATTTGCAACGGGCCCCTCTAAAAAAAGATCTCTTGTAGCAGTCTCAAGTGGTCTATTGGAGCATATGGATCAGCATGAAGTAGATGGTGTGCTAGCCCATGAAATATCCCATATTGCAAATGGTGATATGGTGACCATGACTCTCGTCCAGGGTGTGGTGAACGCTTTTGTCATGTTCTTTGCAAGAATTATTGCCTTTGCGACGACTCAATTCGTGAAAGAGGACATTCGTCCCATCGTCAATATTATCGTTATCATTGTCCTAGAAATACTTCTCAGTATTTTAGGCAGTCTTGTTATTTGCTGGTTCTCTCGGAAAAGAGAGTTTAAAGCAGATAGCGGCGGGGCGCAGCTCGCTGGAAAAAGCAATATGATTGCGGCACTCAGCGCTCTGCAAAGAGCTTACGAAATTCCTTTACAGGAACAAGAGAAGGCTCCTTCTTCTATTGCTGCCTTTCAAATTTCAAACAGATCAAGTTTCATAGAGTTATTTTCCACTCACCCACCTCTAGCACAAAGAATAGAGGCTCTTAAACAAAACAATCAAATTCTATAA